A window from Pseudobutyrivibrio ruminis HUN009 encodes these proteins:
- a CDS encoding excisionase, whose translation MKREEIPVWRKYSLSIQEAAAYFGIGEKRLREFIAYGQDDDCFITIGSHIRIKREKFAERLDEMAVI comes from the coding sequence ATGAAAAGAGAAGAAATACCTGTTTGGAGAAAATATTCTTTAAGCATACAAGAAGCAGCAGCTTATTTCGGTATAGGTGAAAAACGACTAAGAGAATTTATAGCATATGGACAGGATGATGATTGTTTTATAACCATCGGTTCGCACATACGAATTAAACGAGAAAAATTCGCAGAGCGATTAGATGAAATGGCAGTTATATAG
- a CDS encoding site-specific integrase, giving the protein MERRRDNKGRILHDGEMQMKDGRYRFKYTSWDGKTKVVYSWRLNHNDRAPVGKKRTESLREMEKRIQADSFDHIVTNGGELTVLELVNKYVATRVGVKLSTKMGYRTVLNFLEKDEFGKRRIDLVRKSDAKIWLIKLQREKGKSYSQIHTIRGMLRPAFKLAVDDDLIRKNPFDFELVNVIVNDTVRRDALSPENERKFLKFIKEDRHFSRYYEGVYILFNTGMRISEFCGLTLSDIDFKKHYITVNHQLQKKAHVGYFIETTKTESGNRKIPMTPEVEACFKKIIENRKPPAVEPMVDGYTGFLYFDKNGSIMYSLHWDHYFKHIREKYNKIYKIQMPFVSPHICRHTYCSKMARSGMNPKTLQYLMGHSDISVTLNTYTHIGFEDAQKEIRMLKIV; this is encoded by the coding sequence ATGGAAAGAAGGCGTGATAATAAAGGAAGAATTCTCCATGACGGAGAAATGCAAATGAAGGACGGTAGATATCGTTTCAAGTATACTTCTTGGGACGGAAAAACTAAGGTTGTCTATAGTTGGAGATTGAATCACAATGACAGAGCACCAGTTGGTAAAAAGCGCACAGAGTCATTGAGAGAAATGGAAAAAAGAATTCAGGCAGATAGCTTTGATCATATAGTAACCAATGGCGGAGAGCTTACGGTTCTTGAGCTTGTTAATAAGTATGTTGCAACCAGAGTAGGCGTTAAATTATCCACTAAGATGGGGTATAGGACTGTTCTGAATTTCCTTGAGAAAGATGAATTTGGTAAAAGGCGTATAGACTTAGTAAGAAAATCAGATGCTAAGATATGGCTTATCAAATTACAACGGGAAAAGGGGAAAAGCTATAGCCAGATTCATACTATCAGGGGAATGCTTAGACCTGCATTTAAGCTTGCGGTTGATGATGACTTGATAAGAAAGAATCCTTTTGATTTCGAGTTGGTCAATGTTATCGTAAATGACACAGTCAGAAGAGATGCATTGTCCCCTGAGAATGAGCGTAAATTTTTAAAATTTATTAAAGAGGATCGTCATTTTAGTAGATATTATGAAGGTGTTTATATTCTTTTTAATACTGGTATGAGAATATCAGAGTTTTGTGGCTTGACTCTTTCTGATATAGATTTTAAGAAGCATTATATTACCGTAAATCATCAGCTACAGAAGAAGGCACATGTTGGTTATTTCATAGAGACTACTAAAACTGAAAGTGGTAATAGGAAGATTCCTATGACACCAGAGGTGGAAGCTTGTTTTAAGAAAATCATAGAGAATAGAAAACCACCAGCAGTGGAACCAATGGTAGATGGTTATACAGGATTTTTATATTTTGATAAAAATGGAAGCATTATGTACTCATTACATTGGGATCACTATTTTAAGCATATTCGAGAAAAGTACAATAAGATTTATAAAATCCAAATGCCTTTTGTTTCACCGCACATTTGCAGACACACGTATTGTAGTAAGATGGCTAGGTCGGGTATGAATCCAAAGACGTTGCAGTATTTGATGGGGCACTCAGATATAAGTGTGACACTTAATACATATACTCACATAGGATTTGAGGATGCTCAAAAGGAAATCAGAATGCTAAAAATCGTCTAA
- a CDS encoding low molecular weight protein-tyrosine-phosphatase, which translates to MIKILFVCHGSICRSPMAKYVMQDIVDKRGIAEDFYIDCAAMTYEEIGNPVYPPVRQLLNEKGIDCSGYGARHIRKDEYRDYDYIIGMDAENMRDLRYEFGEDRDNKIYRLLDFTDRPRDIDDPWYTRKFDICYRDVLAGCEGLLKHLNY; encoded by the coding sequence ATGATTAAGATATTATTTGTTTGCCATGGTTCAATTTGTCGCTCGCCTATGGCCAAATATGTAATGCAGGATATTGTAGACAAGCGTGGAATTGCAGAGGATTTCTATATCGACTGTGCAGCCATGACATACGAGGAAATTGGCAATCCAGTATATCCGCCAGTTAGACAACTGCTTAATGAAAAGGGCATAGATTGTAGCGGCTATGGCGCTCGTCATATTAGAAAAGACGAGTACAGAGATTATGATTATATAATTGGCATGGATGCAGAAAACATGCGAGATTTGCGCTATGAATTCGGTGAAGACAGGGATAATAAAATATATAGACTTTTGGATTTTACCGATAGACCACGTGATATTGATGACCCTTGGTACACCCGAAAGTTTGATATTTGCTATAGGGATGTGTTGGCAGGCTGCGAAGGCCTTTTAAAGCATCTAAACTATTAA
- a CDS encoding EAL domain-containing protein, whose product MSAYAVIFFRGKLKAKRDLYGTLFYLLLLTSGLIMRVLFPKYLLMDTFCVMTIISINLLFMNPEYFIERRTRLFNSEGLRIILQDTTRQKYDTIFTFVIRHYQEAVEIYGTKQMDVGIRLIGSYLRRILPREKLFYYRSGRFIIMAKSNVDVPAVIKQIEERFKSPWLSDNVELYLEARFVEVSPEYELYDSDVVINTLVNALNKANNTTDKSHVLVDREMFNATQDNTTIKRSLEKAIENNTVEVFLQPIMDAKTNTLVGAESLCRIRDDKGNIISPNKFIPIAESNGRINQLGEQVFDKTCKFISENDMSALGLEWINVNLSAAQFMKKDLASDFSNLIERYNLRPSDIHLEITEAAIVDDDIMDNQINILRQKGFLFSLDDYGTGYSNIGRLKHSPFSNVKIDMSLVWDYCNNPDLLLPMLIKAFKKTGYSITAEGIETKEIEETMKSIGCDYLQGMYYSPPIPMDEFIKKFTKSS is encoded by the coding sequence ATGAGTGCCTATGCTGTAATATTTTTTAGAGGCAAACTTAAGGCCAAAAGAGATCTTTACGGCACTTTATTCTACTTACTGTTGCTTACATCTGGTCTGATCATGCGAGTTCTATTTCCTAAGTATCTACTGATGGATACTTTCTGCGTTATGACCATAATCTCTATTAATCTTCTTTTTATGAATCCAGAGTATTTCATAGAAAGAAGGACACGTTTATTCAATAGTGAAGGACTACGAATCATTCTTCAAGATACAACCAGGCAAAAATATGACACTATATTTACTTTTGTGATTAGACATTATCAAGAGGCCGTAGAAATCTATGGTACAAAGCAGATGGATGTTGGTATTCGCCTCATCGGTTCATACCTTAGACGAATTCTTCCAAGGGAGAAGCTGTTCTATTATCGCTCTGGTAGATTTATCATTATGGCAAAATCCAACGTAGATGTTCCGGCTGTAATCAAACAAATCGAAGAACGTTTCAAGTCTCCATGGTTATCCGACAATGTTGAGCTATACTTGGAGGCAAGATTTGTTGAAGTGAGCCCGGAGTACGAATTATATGATTCAGACGTTGTCATCAATACTTTAGTAAACGCCTTGAACAAGGCCAATAATACCACCGACAAATCTCACGTACTTGTAGATCGAGAGATGTTCAATGCCACACAGGACAATACGACAATTAAAAGATCCCTTGAAAAGGCCATCGAAAATAATACTGTTGAGGTATTTCTGCAACCTATTATGGATGCAAAAACAAATACTCTAGTTGGCGCTGAAAGCCTATGTAGAATCAGGGATGATAAGGGCAACATAATATCTCCTAATAAGTTTATTCCAATTGCCGAAAGCAATGGTCGAATAAATCAACTAGGAGAACAGGTTTTTGATAAAACATGTAAATTCATCAGCGAAAACGACATGAGTGCATTAGGCTTAGAATGGATTAATGTAAATCTATCTGCTGCACAATTTATGAAAAAGGATTTAGCATCAGATTTCAGTAATCTCATTGAGAGATATAATCTTCGTCCTTCAGATATTCATCTCGAAATAACCGAAGCGGCAATCGTTGATGATGATATTATGGATAATCAAATTAACATCCTTCGTCAGAAGGGATTCCTGTTTTCTCTTGACGATTATGGCACAGGTTATTCAAATATTGGTAGACTTAAGCATTCGCCATTTTCTAATGTTAAGATTGATATGAGCCTCGTATGGGACTACTGCAATAATCCGGATTTGCTTTTACCTATGTTGATAAAAGCATTCAAAAAAACCGGATATAGCATTACTGCCGAAGGTATCGAAACAAAAGAAATAGAAGAAACAATGAAATCTATCGGATGCGATTATCTGCAAGGAATGTACTATTCGCCTCCAATTCCAATGGACGAATTTATAAAGAAATTTACTAAAAGCTCTTAG
- a CDS encoding RpiB/LacA/LacB family sugar-phosphate isomerase, whose protein sequence is MKIAMANDHAGTQMKEEIKAYLLSEGYEVEDFGTYDDNSCDLSDFVYPAALAVAKGECDRGIFCDGVGYGSALIANKINGCYAAVCQDPLCATLARQHTDSNILCLGAKIIGGLMAMEVVKTWLNTDPLMEEKYRRRVQKVCEINDKHCVPVK, encoded by the coding sequence ATGAAGATTGCAATGGCTAACGATCATGCAGGTACTCAAATGAAGGAGGAAATTAAAGCTTATTTATTAAGTGAAGGATATGAAGTAGAAGATTTTGGAACATATGATGATAACAGCTGCGACTTATCTGACTTTGTTTATCCAGCAGCTTTAGCAGTAGCTAAGGGTGAATGTGACAGAGGAATCTTTTGTGACGGAGTAGGATATGGTAGCGCACTTATTGCAAACAAGATAAATGGATGTTATGCAGCAGTATGTCAGGATCCATTATGTGCAACACTTGCTCGCCAGCATACAGATTCAAACATTCTTTGTCTTGGCGCTAAAATCATTGGCGGCTTGATGGCAATGGAAGTAGTAAAGACTTGGTTAAACACAGACCCACTTATGGAAGAAAAGTACAGAAGAAGAGTACAGAAGGTGTGCGAGATCAATGATAAACATTGCGTTCCAGTAAAGTAA
- a CDS encoding SLC13 family permease, with protein MEAIKHFIKNEIVLCVALVLAIVSCFFVHPSRDYFNYIDYRTLSILLSLMITMAGFQRLSVFRQIGEILVGKMNSIRGIVLILLGLCFFSSMFITNDVALLTFVPFSIITLSISNRKDLFIVVIVLETIAANLGSMLIPLGNPQNLYLYSLSNMNLISFISIMLPYSICALILLVLSTYIFVKDAPVSVSGDSKKVYGRTPYEKKLIGLYIFAFLASLLVVARVIPYYISLLVVILLVVIFDRRVLRKPDYSLLFTFVFLFIFIGNIKNISVISTFLETLIKNNEVIVSVVLSQVISNVPAAILCSGFTDAIPKLIIGTNLGGLGTLIASMASLISFKQYSYIDGADSKKYIKVFSIFNIVFLIIMLIEYMIINLV; from the coding sequence GTGGAAGCTATAAAACATTTTATTAAAAATGAAATTGTATTGTGTGTAGCCTTGGTTTTAGCTATTGTTTCTTGTTTTTTTGTTCATCCAAGTAGGGATTATTTTAACTATATTGATTATCGTACTCTTAGTATTCTTTTATCTTTGATGATAACAATGGCTGGCTTTCAGCGACTATCAGTATTCAGACAAATCGGTGAAATATTAGTTGGTAAGATGAATTCGATAAGAGGGATAGTCCTAATCTTATTAGGATTGTGCTTCTTTTCAAGCATGTTTATAACAAATGATGTAGCACTACTAACATTTGTACCGTTTTCTATAATTACACTTTCGATTTCAAATAGAAAAGATTTGTTTATTGTTGTCATCGTGCTTGAGACTATCGCCGCAAATCTTGGAAGTATGCTAATTCCCTTGGGAAATCCACAAAATCTTTATTTATATTCATTGTCAAACATGAATCTGATAAGCTTTATTTCCATAATGTTACCTTATAGTATATGTGCATTAATTCTTTTAGTTTTAAGTACATATATCTTTGTAAAAGATGCACCTGTATCTGTTTCAGGGGATTCAAAAAAGGTATATGGTAGAACACCATACGAAAAGAAATTGATAGGATTATATATATTTGCATTTCTTGCATCGTTGTTAGTGGTAGCAAGAGTTATACCATATTATATATCTTTGCTTGTGGTAATTTTGCTGGTTGTGATATTTGATAGAAGAGTTCTTAGAAAGCCAGATTATTCATTGCTGTTTACATTTGTTTTTCTGTTTATATTTATTGGTAACATTAAAAATATATCTGTTATTAGTACATTCCTAGAAACACTGATTAAGAACAATGAAGTAATCGTTTCGGTTGTTTTGAGTCAGGTTATAAGCAATGTGCCCGCGGCTATACTTTGTTCCGGTTTTACTGATGCTATTCCAAAACTTATTATAGGTACAAATCTAGGTGGATTGGGAACACTTATTGCATCTATGGCTAGCTTAATTTCATTTAAACAATATAGCTATATAGATGGAGCTGATAGCAAAAAGTATATAAAAGTATTTTCTATATTTAATATTGTCTTTTTGATCATCATGTTAATTGAATATATGATAATAAACTTGGTATAA
- a CDS encoding DUF3303 family protein, whose product MLKQVVIWTLQDKCFGPNLSAIKGNIKTRFEELNGQVPGLNRIEVHSECMSSSNGDVIMVAEFEDEASLKQRENNEMWSAAMKETVVPFVDVTTHVEYAY is encoded by the coding sequence ATGTTAAAACAGGTAGTAATTTGGACATTGCAGGATAAGTGTTTTGGTCCAAATCTTAGTGCCATCAAAGGCAATATTAAAACAAGATTCGAAGAGCTAAACGGACAGGTTCCAGGGCTCAATAGAATTGAGGTGCATAGTGAATGCATGAGTTCATCTAATGGTGATGTTATTATGGTAGCAGAATTTGAAGATGAAGCATCATTAAAACAAAGAGAAAATAATGAAATGTGGAGTGCAGCTATGAAGGAGACAGTAGTCCCATTTGTTGATGTTACAACACATGTTGAGTACGCATATTAA
- the rbr gene encoding rubrerythrin: MAENKYAGTKTEKNLWEAFAGESMARNKYTYFASVAKKAGYEQIAALFLKTADNEKEHAKLWFKALGEIGDTPANLLHAAEGENAEWTDMYDRMAREAEEEGFPELAAQFRGVGAIEKEHEERYRKLLNNVEAMEVFKKSGVTMWECRNCGHIVVGVEAPEVCPVCKHPKAYFEVRAENY, translated from the coding sequence ATGGCAGAAAACAAATATGCAGGTACAAAGACAGAGAAAAACCTATGGGAAGCTTTCGCTGGCGAGTCAATGGCAAGAAACAAATATACATATTTTGCATCAGTTGCTAAGAAAGCTGGTTATGAGCAGATTGCAGCATTATTCTTAAAGACAGCTGATAATGAGAAGGAGCACGCAAAGCTTTGGTTTAAAGCTCTTGGCGAAATAGGAGATACACCTGCCAATCTTTTACATGCTGCAGAAGGCGAAAATGCTGAATGGACAGATATGTATGACAGAATGGCTAGAGAAGCTGAGGAAGAGGGATTTCCAGAGCTTGCAGCTCAATTTAGAGGTGTAGGAGCTATTGAAAAGGAACACGAGGAAAGATACCGTAAGCTTTTAAATAACGTGGAAGCTATGGAGGTCTTCAAAAAGAGTGGTGTAACAATGTGGGAATGCCGTAATTGTGGACATATAGTTGTTGGTGTAGAAGCACCGGAGGTTTGTCCAGTTTGTAAACATCCAAAGGCATATTTTGAAGTAAGAGCAGAGAATTATTAA
- a CDS encoding NAD(P)H-hydrate dehydratase, which translates to MTELLSAKQMQDCDKRTIEKHEIPSLVLMERAALKVVETIEKECENANSFSVVCGPGNNGGDGVAIARLLRLKGKTVDCMVLGDSEKFSEQLKQEIKIAESYGMTIHNKLIEESIEQADLTIDAMFGIGLSRGLSGEYDYAAAIINQCANSVLAVDIPSGYDSDSGKLLGENGVKADITVTFAYMKKGMLLGDCKAAAGRIVVADVGIYLENVTDQYATLIDDDIFKFVKPRAVDANKGSCGKLLVIAGSESIYGACYLSAKSALATGTGLVKIYTHKNNIASIQQNLPEAMYAGYDQYDEKSLAEEMEWASTILIGPGFGTSDLSKSILKQVLSDAKVPLVIDADGINLLAEDDMKELLKAASVRVPVVITPHLKEMERLTGIKVADINYNMEQVAKDFAVEYGCIIVLKNFTTIITNGIRVAFVNSGNEGLATPGSGDVLAGAIASLISQKVNPLIDVEVCAAAYLHGKAGTAASEQYGVRGVLASHIIDEFREIKKL; encoded by the coding sequence ATGACAGAATTATTATCAGCTAAACAGATGCAAGATTGCGATAAGAGAACCATTGAAAAGCATGAAATACCATCTTTAGTGCTAATGGAAAGAGCGGCCCTCAAAGTGGTTGAGACTATAGAAAAAGAATGTGAGAATGCCAATAGTTTTTCAGTAGTTTGTGGTCCTGGGAATAACGGTGGTGATGGTGTTGCTATTGCAAGACTGTTGCGTCTAAAAGGTAAAACAGTAGACTGCATGGTGCTGGGAGACTCTGAAAAGTTTTCTGAGCAGTTAAAGCAGGAGATAAAAATAGCAGAAAGCTATGGGATGACAATTCACAATAAGCTAATTGAAGAATCTATAGAACAAGCTGATTTAACCATAGATGCTATGTTTGGTATAGGTCTGTCACGAGGCTTGTCAGGTGAGTACGATTATGCAGCGGCAATAATTAACCAATGTGCAAATAGCGTTTTAGCGGTGGATATTCCTTCAGGATACGATTCTGATAGTGGAAAACTTTTAGGGGAAAATGGTGTTAAGGCGGATATTACCGTAACTTTTGCATATATGAAAAAAGGAATGTTATTAGGAGATTGTAAAGCTGCTGCGGGAAGAATTGTTGTAGCGGATGTTGGTATCTACCTAGAAAATGTAACGGATCAATATGCAACTCTAATAGATGATGATATTTTTAAATTTGTAAAGCCTCGAGCTGTAGATGCAAATAAAGGTAGCTGTGGAAAGCTTCTTGTCATTGCAGGAAGTGAAAGCATATACGGGGCTTGCTATCTCTCGGCAAAATCAGCACTTGCAACGGGCACAGGACTAGTGAAAATTTACACTCATAAAAATAATATTGCTAGTATTCAGCAAAACTTACCAGAGGCGATGTATGCAGGCTATGATCAATACGATGAAAAAAGTTTGGCTGAGGAAATGGAATGGGCTTCAACCATATTAATTGGACCAGGATTTGGAACATCCGATTTGTCAAAAAGCATTCTTAAGCAAGTATTATCTGATGCTAAAGTGCCATTGGTAATTGATGCTGATGGAATAAACCTATTGGCTGAAGACGATATGAAAGAGCTACTAAAGGCCGCTTCAGTAAGAGTGCCAGTTGTTATTACTCCACATTTAAAAGAGATGGAGCGTTTGACTGGTATTAAAGTGGCTGACATTAACTACAATATGGAACAGGTAGCTAAAGACTTTGCGGTAGAATATGGTTGCATAATTGTGCTTAAGAATTTTACTACTATTATCACCAATGGTATCAGAGTTGCCTTTGTAAATAGTGGTAATGAAGGTTTGGCAACCCCAGGTTCTGGAGATGTTCTAGCAGGAGCGATAGCGTCCCTTATATCTCAAAAGGTTAATCCATTAATAGATGTGGAGGTTTGTGCAGCCGCTTATCTTCATGGAAAAGCAGGGACGGCGGCATCCGAGCAATATGGAGTTAGAGGCGTTTTAGCAAGTCATATCATTGATGAATTCAGAGAAATAAAGAAATTATGA
- a CDS encoding diguanylate cyclase produces MFKFVDIFRETQHKENAQFKTYFQQCMENIDKSNLYMMRKVCMYTSIIYSLLLILAHFVVPSFKIHGVHFLIIPLMVVYYFINLHLRKPWVHVSTHMTGIICGIFYFSLVIIIMLFDAVAVSERPAVWTPLVIALFPMVYIDKMYKYGCEELIAIIIYAIIAYFYKEPELYTRELYMLVAAYVMSMLSAHIILVMRSREGLAMIELKQLSSLDKLTHVLNKDALMQRMEYQYMQKKPEEACAMIMVDIDNFKDVNDNLGHDAGDRLLERVGQLLIDNFRAYDIIGRYGGDEFVVLMPKMNDMTILEMRCRTLQMFMTDINLGNGQPFTASIGAIIDDGNHTCNEIFRMADDALYKSKLSGKSKCTAWKISNFEYPSKSVVIALTDGGINKIFGIVEDTTKRFEIVKTHNEDEALRCISQYHEKLQLVVVDMLLVNESGIIIRYLKKRESFMHIPILAMASSPEESFQAKELGADEVLMIDSTDEVYQQTIKRLIRM; encoded by the coding sequence ATGTTTAAGTTCGTAGACATTTTTCGAGAAACTCAACATAAAGAGAATGCTCAGTTTAAAACATATTTTCAGCAGTGTATGGAAAATATTGACAAGAGCAATCTTTACATGATGCGCAAGGTCTGCATGTATACTTCTATTATTTATTCACTTCTTTTGATCTTGGCTCATTTTGTTGTGCCTAGCTTTAAAATCCATGGAGTGCATTTCTTAATAATTCCTCTAATGGTTGTTTATTATTTCATTAATCTGCACCTTAGAAAGCCATGGGTTCATGTAAGTACTCATATGACCGGAATAATATGTGGTATCTTCTATTTTTCACTAGTAATAATCATAATGTTGTTTGATGCAGTGGCGGTTTCGGAGCGCCCTGCAGTGTGGACGCCTCTTGTAATTGCACTTTTTCCTATGGTTTACATTGATAAAATGTACAAGTATGGTTGTGAAGAGCTTATTGCTATTATTATATATGCTATAATCGCATATTTTTATAAGGAGCCCGAATTATATACAAGAGAATTATATATGCTAGTGGCAGCATATGTTATGTCTATGTTGTCAGCTCACATTATTTTGGTAATGCGTAGCAGAGAAGGGCTGGCTATGATTGAACTAAAGCAATTAAGTTCATTGGACAAGCTTACACATGTTCTTAATAAAGATGCTCTTATGCAGCGAATGGAGTACCAGTATATGCAAAAGAAGCCAGAGGAAGCATGTGCAATGATTATGGTTGATATAGATAACTTCAAAGATGTAAACGATAATCTGGGGCATGATGCTGGAGACAGGTTATTGGAACGTGTAGGACAGCTTCTTATCGATAATTTTAGAGCTTACGATATAATAGGTCGATACGGAGGTGATGAGTTTGTCGTTCTAATGCCTAAGATGAATGACATGACCATTTTGGAGATGAGATGTCGAACGCTCCAAATGTTTATGACAGATATAAATCTTGGAAACGGACAACCATTTACAGCTAGCATTGGAGCAATAATTGATGATGGAAATCACACCTGCAATGAGATTTTTAGAATGGCCGATGATGCTTTGTATAAATCTAAGCTTTCTGGCAAAAGCAAGTGTACAGCATGGAAAATTAGCAACTTTGAGTATCCTTCAAAGTCGGTAGTGATTGCATTAACAGATGGTGGCATTAATAAAATATTTGGAATAGTTGAAGATACAACTAAGAGATTTGAAATAGTGAAGACGCATAATGAGGATGAAGCTCTTAGATGCATCAGTCAATATCATGAGAAGCTTCAGCTTGTAGTAGTGGATATGTTACTTGTAAATGAAAGCGGAATAATTATTAGATATTTAAAGAAACGAGAAAGCTTTATGCATATACCAATTCTAGCTATGGCAAGCTCCCCAGAGGAGAGCTTCCAAGCAAAAGAATTAGGTGCTGATGAAGTACTGATGATAGATTCAACAGATGAAGTGTATCAGCAAACAATAAAAAGACTAATACGTATGTAG